In the genome of Streptomyces violaceoruber, the window AGCCGTTCACCGACGACGATCACGGCGCCCTCGGCGCGCAGGGCCTCGGCGGCCTGGGTGCCGCCCTCCTCCAGGCCGACGCCGCTGGCGAGGGCGTCCAGCCACTCGGTCTCGGTGCCGGGAGCGGCGGGGAGCAGGGTGCCGCCCGCCTTCTCCAGGCCTCGCGTGGCGTGCGTGGCGAGCGAGAAGACCTTCTGCCCGTGCTTGCGCCAGGCCTTGCGCAGCCGGAGGAAGACGCCGGGCGCCTCCTCCTCGGCCTCGAAGCCGACCAGCAGGACGGCGGGCGCCTTCTCCAGCGACGTGTACGTGACACCGGTGCCTCCCCCGGACTCCGTCCGGGAGCTGCCCCCAAGGTCGCGGCCCCGTCCGGCGACGTGGGCGGCCAGGAAGTCGGCCTCCTCGGCGCTGTGCACGCGCGCGCGGAAGTCGATGTCGTTGGTGTCGAGCGCCACGCGCGCGAACTTGCTGTACGCGTAGGCGTCCTCGACGGTGAGCCGTCCGCCGGTCAGGACGCCGGTGCGGCCCCTGGAGGCGAGCAGTCCCTGCGCGGCGATCTGGAGCGCCTCCGGCCAGGAGGCCGGCTCCAGCTCGCCCTCGGCGTTGCGCACCAGGGGCGTGGTGAGCCGGTCGCGCTGCTGGGCGTACCGGAAGCCGAAGCGCCCCTTGTCGCAGATCCACTCCTCGTTGACCTCGGGCTCGTTGGCCGCGAGGCGCCGCATGACCTTGCCGCGCCGGTGGTCGGTGCGGGTCGCGCAGCCGCCGGAGCAGTGCTCGCACACCGACGGCGAGGAGATCAGGTCGAAGGGGCGGGAGCGGAACCGGTAGGCCGCCGAGGTCAGGGCGCCGACGGGGCAGATCTGGATCGTGTTGCCGGAGAAGTACGACTCGAAGGGGTCGCCCTCGCCGGTGCCGACCTGCTGGAGCGCGCCCCGCTCGATCAGCTCGATCATCGGGTCGCCCGCGACCTGGTTGGAGAACCGGGTGCAGCGGGCGCACAGCACGCAGCGCTCGCGGTCGAGCAGGACCTGCGTGGAGATCGGCACGGGCTTCTCGTAGGTCCGCTTCTTGCCCTCGAAGCGGGAGTCGGACTGGCCGTGCGACATGGCCTGGTTCTGCAGGGGGCACTCGCCGCCCTTGTCACAGACCGGGCAGTCCAGCGGGTGGTTGATGAGCAGCAGCTCCATCACCCCGTGCTGGGCCTTCTCGGCGACGGGCGAGGTGAGCTGCGTCTTGACCACCATGCCGTCGGTGCAGGTGATGGTGCAGGACGCCATGGGCTTGCGCTGGCCCTCGACCTCGACGATGCACTGGCGGCAGGCGCCGGCCGGGTCGAGGAGGGGGTGGTCGCAGAACCGGGGGATCTCGATGCCGAGCTGCTCGGCGGCCCGGATGACCAGGGTGCCCTTGGGCACGCTGATCTCGGCGCCGTCGATCGTCAGCGTGACGAGATCCTCCGGCGGGACCGCCGCCGCTCCCCCTCCCGAGGGAGTACTGGTGGTCACGGTCATGCCTTCACCTCCGTGCGGTCGGCCCAGGCCGTCGACTTGGCCGGGTCGAAGGGGCAGCCGCGGCCCGTGATGTGCTCCTCGTACTCCTCGCGGAAGTACTTGAGCGAGGAGAAGATCGGCGAGGCGGCACCGTCGCCGAGGGCGCAGAAGGACTTGCCGTTGATGTTGTCGGCGATGTCGTTCAGCTTGTCGAGGTCGGACATCTGTCCCTTGCCGGCCTCGATGTCGCGCAGCAACTGGACGAGCCAGTACGTGCCTTCGCGGCACGGTGTGCACTTGCCGCAGGACTCGTGGGCGTAGAACTCGGTCCAGCGGGTGACGGCCCGCACGACGCAGGTCGTCTCGTCGAAGCACTGGAGCGCCTTGGTGCCGAGCATGGAACCGGCGGCGCCCACTCCCTCGTAGTCGAGGGGGACGTCGAGGTGCTCGTCGGTGAACATCGGCGTCGAGGACCCGCCGGGCGTCCAGAACTTGAGCCGGTGGCCGGGGCGCATGCCGCCGCTCATGTCGAGGAGCTGGCGCAGCGTGATGCCGAGCGGGGCCTCGTACTGGCCGGGGCCCGCGACGTGGCCGCTGAGCGAGTAGAGCGTGAAGCCCGGGGACTTCTCGCTGCCCATCGACCTGAACCAGTCCTTGCCCTTGTTCAGGATCGCGGGAACTGAAGCGATCGATTCGACGTTATTCACCACAGTCGGGCACGCATAGAGGCCCGCGACGGCAGGAAAGGGGGGACGGAGCCGCGGTTGACCCCGGCGGCCTTCGAGCGAGTCGAGCAGTGCGGTCTCCTCACCGCAGATGTACGCGCCCGCGCCCGCGTGCACGGTGAGGGTGAGATCGAGTCCGCTGCCCAGGATGTTCTCGCCGAGGAAGCCGGCCGCGTAGGCCTCGCGCACGGCCTCGTGCAACCGCCGCAGCACTGGGACGACTTCACCACGCAGATAGATGAAGGCATGCGAAGACCTGATGGCGTAACACGCGATGACGATGCCCTCGATGAGGCTGTGCGGGTTCGCGAAGAGGAGCGGGATGTCCTTGCAGGTCCCGGGCTCCGATTCGTCGGCGTTGACAACTAGATAGTGAGGCTTGCCGTCCCCCTGAGGAATGAACTGCCACTTCATCCCCGTCGGGAACCCGGCACCGCCGCGTCCACGCAGACCGGACTCCTTGACGTACGCGATCAGGTCGTCCGGCGCCATCGCCAGCGCCTTGCGGAGCCCCTCGTACCCTTCGTGCCTCCGGTAGACGTCGAGAGTCCACGACTCGTCCTCGTCCCAGAAGGCCGACAGCACGGGTGCGAGCAGCTTCTCCGGGTTGCTGCCCCTGATCTCGGCTGCCACGGTCATCACTCCCCCTCCTCGGCGGTAGGCCCTGCCGGGTTGGAAGGGTCGGATGCCGATGTGTCCTGCGGCGCGTCGTGCGAGCTGAGGTGTTCCGTCGGGGACGGGTCGTGCACGGCCCGGTCCTGCGGCGCGTCGTGCGGTCCGCCGTCCCGCGGGTGCACCACGCGCGCGGCGGACGCTTCGCCCTTCGCCAGCCTCAGGCCGGCCAGGGAGGCGGGACCCGCGCTGCCGCCGGCCGCGACGGCGCCGTCCCGCTCGTCGGGGAAGCCCGCCAGGATCCGGGCGGTCTCCTTGAAGGTGCACAGGGGAGCACCGCGCGTCGGCGTCACCGGCCGTCCCGCGCGCAGGTCGTCGACGAGGGCCTTGACGCTCGCCGGGGTCTGGTTGTCGAAGAACTCCCAGTTGACCATCACGACCGGCGCGAAGTCGCAGGCCGCGTTGCACTCGATGTGCTCCAGGGTGACCTTGCCGTCCTCGGTGGTCTCGCCGTTGCCGACGCCGAGGTGGTCCTGGAGGGACTCGAAGATGGCGTCGCCGCCCATCACCGCGCACAGCGTGTTGGTGCAGACCCCCACCTGGTAGTCGCCGCTCGGCCGGCGCCGGTACATGGTGTAGAAGGTGGCGACCGCGGTGACCTCGGCCGTGGTGAGGTCCAGCACGTCCGCGCAGAACTGCATCCCGGTGCGCGTGACGTGTCCCTCCTCCGACTGCACGAGGTGCAGCAGCGGCAGGAGGGCGGACCGGGAGTCCGGGTAGCGGGCGATGATCTCGCGCGCATCGGTCTCCAGCCGGGCCCGGACGTCGTCCGGGTAGGCGGGCGCGGGCAGTTCCGGCATGCCCAGGCTGACGCCCCGCTCCGAAGAAGAGGTGGTCACCGGTCGACGCCTCCCATCACGGGGTCGATGGACGCCACCGCGACGATGACGTCGGCGACCTGGCCGCCCTCGCACATCGCCGCCATGGCCTGCAGATTGGTGAAGGACGGGTCGCGGAAGTGGACCCGGAAGGGGCGGGTGCCGCCGTCGGAGACGACGTGCACCCCCAGTTCGCCCTTGGGGGACTCGACCGCCGTGTACACCTGTCCCGGCGGTACCCGGAAGCCCTCGGTGACCAGCTTGAAGTGGTGGATCAGGGCCTCCATGGAGGTGCCCATGATCTTCTTGATGTGGTCGAGGGAGTTGCCCAGGCCGTCCGGTCCCAGGGCGAGCTGGGCGGGCCAGGCGATCTTCTTGTCGGCGACCATGACCGGGCCGGGCTGGAGCCGGTCCAGGCACTGCTCGACGATCCTGAGCGACTGGCGCATCTCCTCCAGCCGGATCAGGAAGCGGCCGTAGGAGTCGCAGGTGTCGGCGGTCGGGACGTCGAAGTCGTACGTCTCGTAGCCGCAGTACGGCTGGGTCTTGCGCAGGTCGTGCGGGAGACCGGTGGACCTCAGGACGGGGCCGGTGGCGCCGAGCGCCATGCAGCCGGCCAGGTCGAGGTAGCCGACGTCCTGCATGCGGGCCTTGAAGATGGGGTTCCCGGTGGCGAGCTTGTCGTACTCCGGGAGGTTCTTGTTCATCTTCTTCACGAACTCGCGGATCTGGTCCACGGCGCCCGGCGGCAGGTCCTGGGCGAGGCCGCCCGGGCGGATGTACGCGTGGTTCATCCTGAGGCCGGTGATCAGCTCGTAGATGTCGAGAATCAGTTCACGATCGCGGAAGCCGTAGATCATGATCGTGGTGGCGCCCAGCTCCATGCCGCCGGTGGCGATGGCCACCAGGTGCGAGGAGAGCCGGTTCAGCTCCATCAGCAGGACCCGGATGATCGTGGCCCGGTCGGGGATCTGGTCGTCGATGCCGAGGAGCTTCTCGACGCCCAGGCAGTACGCCGCCTCGTTGAAGAACGGCGTCAGGTAGTCCATGCGCGTCACGAACGTGGTGCCCTGCGTCCAGGTCCGGTACTCGAGGTTCTTCTCGATGCCGGTGTGCAGGTAGCCGATGCCGCAGCGGGCCTCGGTGACCGTCTCGCCGTCGATCTCCAGGATGAGGCGGAGCACGCCGTGCGTGGACGGGTGCTGCGGACCCATGTTGACGACGATGCGCTCGTCGTCGGCGCGGGCCGCGGACTGGACGACCTCGTCCCAGTCACCGCCGGTGACCGTGTAGACGGTGCCTTCGGTCGTCTCCCTCGGGGAGGCGTGGGAAGTGCTCACGAGTACGACCTCCGCTGGTCCGGAGCCGGGATCTGGGCGCCCTTGTACTCGACGGGGATGCCGCCGAGGGGGTAGTCCTTGCGCTGCGGAAAGCCCTGCCAGTCGTCCGGCATCATGATCCGCGTCAGGGCCGGGTGATCGTCGAAGACGATGCCGAAGAAGTCGTACGTCTCGCGCTCGTGCCAGTCGTTCGTCGGATAGACGGAGACCAGCGACGGGATGTGCGGGTCGCCGTCGGGGGCGCTGACTTCGAGGCGGATCAGCCGGTTGTGGGTGATCGAGCGCAGGTGGTAGACGGCGTGCAGCTCGCGGCCCTTGTCGTGCGGGTAGTGGACGCCGCTGACGCCGGTGCACAGTTCGAAGCGCAGGGCCGGGTCGTCGCGCAGGGTGCGGGCGACGCGGACCAGGTGCTCGCGCTCGATGTGGAAGGTCAGCTCGCCGCGGTCGACGACCGTCTTCTCGATGGCGTTGTCGGGCAGGAGACCCTGCTCCTCCAGCGCGCCCTCGAGTTCGTCGGCGACCTCGTCGAACCAGCCCCCGTAGGGCCGGCTCGCCGGGCCGGGGAGCCGGACGGAGCGGACCAGGCCGCCGTAGCCGGAGGTGTCGCCGCCGTTGTTGGCGCCGAACATGCCGCGCTGGACGCGGATCTCCTCGCCGCCCTGGCCCCGCTGGCCGGGGAGGTTCTCCGCGGACAGGTCCTTCTCGGGGTTGACCTCGTTCGCGTCACCCGCGGTGTTGTTCGCGTCGCTCACCGCAGCAGCCCCTTCATCTCGATCGTGGGCAGGGCCTTGAGCGCCGCTTCCTCCGCCTCGCGGGCCGCCTCCTCGGCGTTGACCCCGAGCTTGGAGCTCTGGATCTTCTGGTGGAGCTTGAGGATGGCGTCCATCAGCATCTCGGGCCGCGGCGGGCAGCCGGGGAGGTAGATGTCGACGGGGACGACGTGGTCCACGCCCTGGACGATGGCGTAGTTGTTGAACATGCCGCCCGAGGAGGCGCAGACCCCCATGGAGATGACCCACTTCGGGTTCGGCATCTGGTCGTAGACCTGCCGCAGCACCGGCGCCATCTTCTGGCTGACCCGGCCCGCGACGATCATCAGGTCCGCCTGCCGCGGCGAGCCGCGGAAGACCTCCATGCCGAAGCGCGCCAGGTCGTAGCGGCCGGCGCCGGTGGTCATCATCTCGATGGCACAGCAGGCGAGGCCGAACGTGGCCGGGAAGACGGACGACTTGCGCACCCAGCCCGCGGCCTGCTCGACGGTGGTCAGCAGGAAGCCGCTCGGCAGTTTTTCTTCGAGTCCCATGTCAATGGCCCCTCAGTCCCATTCCAGGCCGCCGCGCCGCCATACGTACGCGTACGCGACGAAGACGGTGAGCACGAAGAGCAGCATCTCCACGAGCCCGAAAATCCCCAGGGCGTCGAAGGTGACGGCCCAGGGGTAGAGGAAGACGATCTCGATATCGAAGATGATGAAGAGCATCGCCGTCAGGTAGTACTTGATGGGGAAGCGCCCGCCGCCGGCCGGCGTGGGGGTCGGCTCGATGCCGCACTCGTAGGCCTCGAGCTTCGCCCGGTTGTACCGCTTCGGACCGATCAGCGTGGCCATCACCACGGAGAAGATCGCAAAGCCTGCCCCGAGGGCTCCCAGTACGAGGATGGGCGCATACGCGTTCACCGCTCCTCGCTCCTCTCAGTCGGCACTGACTGCTGGCGGTTGCACTGGACTCACAGCCGCCCCAACAGCCCCACGAGCCCCGCCCGTCCCGACGAAGATCGCGAACATGTGAAGCAGGTCACAAGCCCAACTGCCTCGCATCCTATGCCCGACGCTCTGTGATCTGCGACACGGGGTATTACACAAGCTTTGTGATCTCCACCACCTGACGAACGATCATGAAGTCGGATGAGCGGTGATCTTCACACAAGAAGCGTTCACCTGATCACCAGAGGTGACATTTTCACTCGTCGTCGCTGGCCAGAGGGCCCGAGCAGGGTGCGTCTCAATATCAAGATGGTTCCCTTGCATGCAAATTGGCGCTGGAAGCCTGCCCTTGATAGAGGAGGCGTTCACACATGAGAGGGAGGACCGGGGGGCGATGTGGACACGTGCACGCGTTCACGAGCGGCGGCGCATCCCGCGGGCCGCCGCCACGCCGGCCCCGAGAGTCGAGGGGCGCACCCGCACGCGGCGCGCCCACCCGCGACGGACGCGTGTGCCGGGGTAACCGTTCCGTGACCTGCGCCACATTCATGAGAGGCGTCTGAGAACCGGGCTTGGCCAAGTGTCCCAACAAGTGGTAAGCGCGGGGCAATTCGGGCGTAACGATCAAAGACCGTGATCACAGGCGGGTTACGGCCCGTCCGCAATGTCCGTTACGGCGTCAATAAAGAGCGACACGCCCGGGATTCGACGGCCCGATTGAACAACTGTGGCGCAGCACACGTTTCTTGAAGGTATGGAGGAGCTACTGATACCGGTTGTCCCTATGTCCCACACCGCTCACATACGCAGCCACCGGAAGCCCCGCCGCAGCGCGTCGACGATCGCGATGCGGACCGGAGTTGCCGGTGGCGTCCTCAGCACCCTGGCAGTGGCCGGTGCGTCGGGGGCGGCCCACGCGGCCGAACCCGTGACGCAGACCCTCGAACTGCCCACCCTGACGGCCGACCTGGCCGCTCAGGTCGCCCAGTCCGCGGACGTCACGCAGCAGGCGGCCGCGAGCTACCAGCTGCAGGCCGAGCGTGACGCGGCGGCCGCCAAGGCCGCCAAGCAGGCCAAGACGGACCTCGCCGAGGCCAAGAAGAAGGCCGCGGAGGCCAAGAAGAAGGCCGCGGAGGCCGCGCGCAAGGAGGCCGCCGAGCGCGCCTCGCGCGCCGCCGAGCGCACCACCCTGAGCGCGTCCTCGGACACCGGCTCCTCCACCGGCACCGGCAGCAGCACCAGCACCGGCACGTCCACGGCGACCGGTTCGGCCGCCGCCGTCGTCTCCTTCGTGCAGGCCCAGGTCGGCAAGGCGTACGTCTCCGGCGCCACCGGCCCGTCCGCCTACGACTGCTCCGGTCTCGTGCAGGCCGCCTTCAAGCAGGTCGGCATCAGCCTGCCCCGCGTCTCCCAGGCGCAGTCGACGGCCGGCACCCAGGTCGGGCTGGACAACCTCCAGCCGGGCGACATCCTCTACTGGGGCGGCGCGGGCAGCGCGTACCACGTGGGTGTCTACGTCGGCGGCGGCATGTTCGTCGGCGCGCAGAACTCCTCCACGGGCGTCGTGGAGAAGCCGCTCTCCTACGACCCGCCGAGCGGCGCGGTGCGCGTGCTGTAAGCCGCACACCCACTCGTACACGCGCGACAGGGCCGCAGCCGCTCGGGGGCTGCGGCCCTCCGTCCTCTCCTGGCATGCTCGGCGCGCGGGCCGGTTCCCACCGGCCCGTCCACGAGCCGAAGGAGAGAACGTCATGCCGAGTGTCTTCGTCCAGGGGCGGCCCACCGCCTCCTACCCCCCGTTCGCGCCCGAGGCAGGGCGCGGAGCGGTGCGGCGCGTCACCGAGGTCGGCGAGGAGGTGCTGCACCGGCCGTGCCGGGACGTCACCGAGTTCGGACCCGACCTCGCCGCGCTGATCGACGACATGTTCCGCACCATGTACGTCGCGGAGGGGGCCGGACTGGCGGCCAATCAGGTCGGGGTGGACCTGCGCCTGTTCGTCTACGACTGCCCGGACGACGAGGGTGTCCGACATGTCGGACACCTCGTCAATCCCGTCCTCGACGCCCTCGACCCGGCCGCGCGCCGGCTGCTCGACGAGGGCGAGGGGTGCCTGTCCGTGCCGGGCGCCGTCATGGCCGTACCGCGGCCCGACCGGGCCGTCGTGCGCGGCCTGGACAAGGACGGCGTGCCGCTCCTCGTCGAGGGCACCGGCTACTTCGCGCGCTGTCTCGCCCACGAGACCGACCACGTGAACGGGCACGTCTACCTGGACCGGCTCTCCGGCCGGGAGCGGAAGGCGGCGCTGCGGCAGTCGGCGGACCGGCGCGAGGAGGTCTTCGCGCGCCGGGCCGCCAACGCCGCGGCCTTCGCCGCCTGACCACCGCCTGATCGCCGCCTGATCGCCGCCTGACCACCGCCTGACCACCGCCTGGGCGCCGCCTCCGATCAGGCTGCGCTGATCACGCCTTCGGCGCGACCTTGCTCAGTCCGTTGATGATGCGGTCCATCGCGTCGCCGCCCGTCGGGTCCGTCAGGTTGGCGAGCATCTTCAGGGTGAACTTCATCAGGATCGGGTGGGTGAGGCCGCGCTGGGTCGCGATCTGCATGACCTTCGGGTTGCCGATGAGCTTCACGAAGGCGCGGCCCAGGTTGTAGTAGCCGCCGTAGGTGTCCTTCAGGACGCGCGGGTAGCGCTGCAGGGCGATCTCGCGCTGGGCCGGCGTCGCCCGCGCGTGGGCCTGGACGACGACGTCGGCGGCGATCTGGCCGGACTCCATGGCGTAGGCGATGCCCTCGCCGTTGAAGGGGTTCACCAGGCCGCCGGCGTCGCCGACGAGGAGCAGGCCCTTGGTGTAGTGGGGC includes:
- a CDS encoding NADH-quinone oxidoreductase subunit G, with the translated sequence MTVTTSTPSGGGAAAVPPEDLVTLTIDGAEISVPKGTLVIRAAEQLGIEIPRFCDHPLLDPAGACRQCIVEVEGQRKPMASCTITCTDGMVVKTQLTSPVAEKAQHGVMELLLINHPLDCPVCDKGGECPLQNQAMSHGQSDSRFEGKKRTYEKPVPISTQVLLDRERCVLCARCTRFSNQVAGDPMIELIERGALQQVGTGEGDPFESYFSGNTIQICPVGALTSAAYRFRSRPFDLISSPSVCEHCSGGCATRTDHRRGKVMRRLAANEPEVNEEWICDKGRFGFRYAQQRDRLTTPLVRNAEGELEPASWPEALQIAAQGLLASRGRTGVLTGGRLTVEDAYAYSKFARVALDTNDIDFRARVHSAEEADFLAAHVAGRGRDLGGSSRTESGGGTGVTYTSLEKAPAVLLVGFEAEEEAPGVFLRLRKAWRKHGQKVFSLATHATRGLEKAGGTLLPAAPGTETEWLDALASGVGLEEGGTQAAEALRAEGAVIVVGERLASVAGGLTSAVRTSAATGARLVWIPRRAGERGAIEAGALPSLLPGGRPATDPRAREEVAALWGLADLPHRYGRDTGEIVEAAARGELQALLVAGVEVADLPDPTRARAALDEAGFVVSLELRPSEVSERADVVLPVAAVAEKPGTFLNWEGRVRFFEAALKPDQMTRPPAPTDARVLQMLADAMDVHLGLPDLRTTRAEIDRLGAWDGPRAGEPLQTASALPRPAAGEAVLAGHRLLLDQGLLQQGDEALAGTRHAAHARLSAATAAEAGVKDGDVLAVTGPAGAVELPLQVTEMPDRVVWLPLNSAGSGVASDAGVLPGTLVRIGPATPAGAAPKEVEA
- the nuoF gene encoding NADH-quinone oxidoreductase subunit NuoF → MMTVAAEIRGSNPEKLLAPVLSAFWDEDESWTLDVYRRHEGYEGLRKALAMAPDDLIAYVKESGLRGRGGAGFPTGMKWQFIPQGDGKPHYLVVNADESEPGTCKDIPLLFANPHSLIEGIVIACYAIRSSHAFIYLRGEVVPVLRRLHEAVREAYAAGFLGENILGSGLDLTLTVHAGAGAYICGEETALLDSLEGRRGQPRLRPPFPAVAGLYACPTVVNNVESIASVPAILNKGKDWFRSMGSEKSPGFTLYSLSGHVAGPGQYEAPLGITLRQLLDMSGGMRPGHRLKFWTPGGSSTPMFTDEHLDVPLDYEGVGAAGSMLGTKALQCFDETTCVVRAVTRWTEFYAHESCGKCTPCREGTYWLVQLLRDIEAGKGQMSDLDKLNDIADNINGKSFCALGDGAASPIFSSLKYFREEYEEHITGRGCPFDPAKSTAWADRTEVKA
- the nuoE gene encoding NADH-quinone oxidoreductase subunit NuoE, producing MTTSSSERGVSLGMPELPAPAYPDDVRARLETDAREIIARYPDSRSALLPLLHLVQSEEGHVTRTGMQFCADVLDLTTAEVTAVATFYTMYRRRPSGDYQVGVCTNTLCAVMGGDAIFESLQDHLGVGNGETTEDGKVTLEHIECNAACDFAPVVMVNWEFFDNQTPASVKALVDDLRAGRPVTPTRGAPLCTFKETARILAGFPDERDGAVAAGGSAGPASLAGLRLAKGEASAARVVHPRDGGPHDAPQDRAVHDPSPTEHLSSHDAPQDTSASDPSNPAGPTAEEGE
- a CDS encoding NADH-quinone oxidoreductase subunit D — protein: MSTSHASPRETTEGTVYTVTGGDWDEVVQSAARADDERIVVNMGPQHPSTHGVLRLILEIDGETVTEARCGIGYLHTGIEKNLEYRTWTQGTTFVTRMDYLTPFFNEAAYCLGVEKLLGIDDQIPDRATIIRVLLMELNRLSSHLVAIATGGMELGATTIMIYGFRDRELILDIYELITGLRMNHAYIRPGGLAQDLPPGAVDQIREFVKKMNKNLPEYDKLATGNPIFKARMQDVGYLDLAGCMALGATGPVLRSTGLPHDLRKTQPYCGYETYDFDVPTADTCDSYGRFLIRLEEMRQSLRIVEQCLDRLQPGPVMVADKKIAWPAQLALGPDGLGNSLDHIKKIMGTSMEALIHHFKLVTEGFRVPPGQVYTAVESPKGELGVHVVSDGGTRPFRVHFRDPSFTNLQAMAAMCEGGQVADVIVAVASIDPVMGGVDR
- a CDS encoding NADH-quinone oxidoreductase subunit C — protein: MSDANNTAGDANEVNPEKDLSAENLPGQRGQGGEEIRVQRGMFGANNGGDTSGYGGLVRSVRLPGPASRPYGGWFDEVADELEGALEEQGLLPDNAIEKTVVDRGELTFHIEREHLVRVARTLRDDPALRFELCTGVSGVHYPHDKGRELHAVYHLRSITHNRLIRLEVSAPDGDPHIPSLVSVYPTNDWHERETYDFFGIVFDDHPALTRIMMPDDWQGFPQRKDYPLGGIPVEYKGAQIPAPDQRRSYS
- a CDS encoding NuoB/complex I 20 kDa subunit family protein encodes the protein MGLEEKLPSGFLLTTVEQAAGWVRKSSVFPATFGLACCAIEMMTTGAGRYDLARFGMEVFRGSPRQADLMIVAGRVSQKMAPVLRQVYDQMPNPKWVISMGVCASSGGMFNNYAIVQGVDHVVPVDIYLPGCPPRPEMLMDAILKLHQKIQSSKLGVNAEEAAREAEEAALKALPTIEMKGLLR
- a CDS encoding NADH-quinone oxidoreductase subunit A; protein product: MNAYAPILVLGALGAGFAIFSVVMATLIGPKRYNRAKLEAYECGIEPTPTPAGGGRFPIKYYLTAMLFIIFDIEIVFLYPWAVTFDALGIFGLVEMLLFVLTVFVAYAYVWRRGGLEWD
- a CDS encoding C40 family peptidase, translating into MSHTAHIRSHRKPRRSASTIAMRTGVAGGVLSTLAVAGASGAAHAAEPVTQTLELPTLTADLAAQVAQSADVTQQAAASYQLQAERDAAAAKAAKQAKTDLAEAKKKAAEAKKKAAEAARKEAAERASRAAERTTLSASSDTGSSTGTGSSTSTGTSTATGSAAAVVSFVQAQVGKAYVSGATGPSAYDCSGLVQAAFKQVGISLPRVSQAQSTAGTQVGLDNLQPGDILYWGGAGSAYHVGVYVGGGMFVGAQNSSTGVVEKPLSYDPPSGAVRVL
- the def gene encoding peptide deformylase produces the protein MPSVFVQGRPTASYPPFAPEAGRGAVRRVTEVGEEVLHRPCRDVTEFGPDLAALIDDMFRTMYVAEGAGLAANQVGVDLRLFVYDCPDDEGVRHVGHLVNPVLDALDPAARRLLDEGEGCLSVPGAVMAVPRPDRAVVRGLDKDGVPLLVEGTGYFARCLAHETDHVNGHVYLDRLSGRERKAALRQSADRREEVFARRAANAAAFAA